A single genomic interval of Syntrophales bacterium harbors:
- a CDS encoding S1C family serine protease — protein sequence MKGIQLNTIQKYFLVFVALLTTASLSHAEMKTSQIVEKYSQSVVTIIALDVNNQPLSLGSGFFVNENGDIATNHHVLADCAKAIIKNNKGETGTILHILNYDPQLDLIIAKTSLKFTKPLPFGDSDTVTIGEDILAIGNPAGLEGTVSKGIISGVREVDDIKFIQITAPISPGSSGGPVFDSAGKVIGIATAYLTFGQNLNFAMPINYLKSLKPNKLNLVSLPKTSKEKTFQKDDTLVQVFDVLPDLHNGDLTRVDFAIRNLHSYPIKNVELFIVYKNHKGEIISYTSMRIKEPILPKLALQFFNNHYVRNFVQWDQSPRRLEQGEVEIRILNYKIDRTAEPSPKNVPFKKKTGLDLLSK from the coding sequence ATGAAAGGAATACAACTTAACACAATTCAAAAATACTTCCTGGTTTTTGTAGCATTATTAACCACTGCAAGTCTTTCTCATGCAGAAATGAAAACTTCCCAAATTGTAGAGAAATACTCTCAGTCTGTAGTAACTATTATTGCATTGGATGTAAATAATCAGCCATTATCTCTTGGTTCCGGGTTTTTTGTTAATGAAAATGGGGATATTGCAACTAATCACCACGTGCTCGCAGACTGTGCTAAAGCCATAATAAAAAACAACAAGGGTGAAACGGGGACTATTCTTCACATACTCAATTACGATCCACAATTAGATTTAATTATTGCTAAAACCTCGTTAAAATTCACCAAACCATTGCCTTTCGGTGATTCTGATACTGTTACGATAGGTGAAGACATCCTTGCAATAGGAAATCCGGCGGGATTAGAAGGAACTGTTTCAAAAGGTATAATAAGCGGTGTCAGGGAAGTTGATGATATTAAGTTCATTCAGATTACAGCCCCAATTTCTCCGGGCAGTAGTGGCGGCCCTGTCTTTGACTCGGCAGGAAAAGTTATTGGCATTGCAACCGCATACCTTACTTTTGGCCAAAACTTAAATTTCGCAATGCCAATCAATTATCTTAAATCCCTAAAGCCTAACAAACTAAACCTCGTTTCCTTGCCAAAAACCTCTAAAGAAAAAACTTTCCAGAAGGACGACACGTTAGTTCAAGTATTTGATGTTTTGCCTGATTTACATAATGGCGATTTAACACGGGTAGACTTTGCCATAAGAAACCTACACAGCTATCCCATAAAAAATGTCGAACTGTTTATTGTTTACAAAAATCACAAAGGAGAGATTATAAGCTACACATCCATGAGGATTAAAGAACCTATTTTGCCAAAGTTAGCGTTACAATTTTTCAATAATCACTATGTTAGAAACTTTGTTCAATGGGATCAGTCTCCAAGGCGTCTCGAACAAGGAGAAGTTGAAATTCGTATCTTAAATTATAAAATTGATAGAACCGCCGAACCTTCGCCAAAGAATGTGCCATTTAAGAAGAAGACAGGATTGGACTTATTAAGTAAATAG